One genomic region from Lineus longissimus chromosome 6, tnLinLong1.2, whole genome shotgun sequence encodes:
- the LOC135489608 gene encoding nuclear hormone receptor HR96-like isoform X1: MMKNEFLTHALSMASPSEDDGSETNEVDNDTSEYSPFSEAASSQDSEQLQSLSTLANEASKQGTKRKHRAKDDKICGVCGDKALGYNFDAISCESCKAFFRRNALKNKISKCMFSGTCKLDINTRRFCSFCRLSKCLEIGMKKDMILGDTQKKARLEKMSKNKQRRGVSTGEKITPVMSPQSDDSSNYTTVKVEPSDSLPEDHEYFCWSPSEPTTGLQPMRKMSAEEILVITELSTAYQNSFYKMEENPTENSKLNDLVNYSGLIVRKLIKFAKKIDDFVRLSQDSQIWLLKGVVLSTLFIRSAEHYNQEKDAWITPTCEIPTIVLKRATGYEKFHEEHIKYCKSIKPLTQDDPNILMMMMIISLFYPDRPNVTERETVSDAQDKYICLLKHYLESKYSFYRARQLFPRILAKLDELQELTENHGRVLLHVNPSEIEPLMLEIFDLK, encoded by the exons ATGATGAAAA ACGAGTTTCTCACCCACGCCCTGAGTATGGCGTCTCCATCTGAGGACGATGGCAGCGAAACGAATGAGGTTGACAATGACACATCGGAATATTCACCTTTCTCAGAAGCGGCGTCTTCACAGGATAGCGAACAACTGCAATCTCTC TCAACCTTGGCTAATGAAGCATCCAAACAAGGCACGAAACGAAAACATCGGGCAAAAGATGACAAGATCTGCGGAGTTTGTGGGGATAAGGCTCTTGGGTACAACTTTGATGCCATCTCATGTGAATCTTGCAAGGCATTTTTCAGGAGGAATGCTCTCAAAAACAAG atttcgAAGTGTATGTTCAGCGGAACATGTAAACTTGACATCAACACAAGGCGATTCTGCTCGTTCTGCCGATTGAGCAAATGTTTAGAAATTGGAATGAAAAAAGACATGATTCTTG GCGATACACAAAAGAAGGCTCGATTAGAAAAGATGTCAAAGAACAAACAGCGTCGTGGAGTGTCGACTGGTGAGAAAATTACGCCGGTGATGTCACCACAAAGCGACGATTCGAGCAACTACACAACAGTAAAGGTGGAGCCGTCTGATTCATTACCGGAAGATCATGAATATTTCTGCTGGTCGCCCTCCGAACCAACCACCGGATTACAACCGATGCGAAAAATGTCCGCGGAGGAAATTCTCGTGATAACGGAATTATCGACGGCTTATCAAAATTCATTTTACAAGATGGAGGAAAATCCTACAGAAAATTCAAAACTGAATGACTTGGTGAACTATTCTGGTTTGATTGTGAGGAAGCTGATTAAATTTGCTaaaaaaattgatgattttgtCCGTTTGAGTCAGGACAGTCAGATTTGGCTTCTGAAGGGCGTGGTACTGAGTACTCTCTTCATACGGTCAGCGGAGCATTATAATCAGGAAAAGGATGCGTGGATTACCCCGACGTGTGAAATACCAACAATTGTTTTAAAACGAGCAACGGGCTATGAGAAATTTCATGAAGAACATATAAAGTATTGCAAGTCTATTAAACCCCTCACACAGGATGATCCAAatatcttgatgatgatgatgataatctcGTTATTTTATCCAGATCGCCCAAATGTGACAGAGCGTGAAACTGTCTCGGATGCACAGGACAAATACATTTGCCTTCTAAAGCATTATTTAGAATCTAAGTATTCATTTTATCGAGCTCGGCAACTTTTCCCTCGAATTCTCGCTAAATTGGACGAATTACAAGAATTAACGGAAAATCATGGACGTGTTTTGTTACACGTGAATCCCAGTGAAATTGAGCCTCTAATGTTGGAAATTTTCGACTTGAAATGA
- the LOC135489608 gene encoding nuclear hormone receptor HR96-like isoform X3 produces the protein MLEFWLPSKSTLANEASKQGTKRKHRAKDDKICGVCGDKALGYNFDAISCESCKAFFRRNALKNKISKCMFSGTCKLDINTRRFCSFCRLSKCLEIGMKKDMILGDTQKKARLEKMSKNKQRRGVSTGEKITPVMSPQSDDSSNYTTVKVEPSDSLPEDHEYFCWSPSEPTTGLQPMRKMSAEEILVITELSTAYQNSFYKMEENPTENSKLNDLVNYSGLIVRKLIKFAKKIDDFVRLSQDSQIWLLKGVVLSTLFIRSAEHYNQEKDAWITPTCEIPTIVLKRATGYEKFHEEHIKYCKSIKPLTQDDPNILMMMMIISLFYPDRPNVTERETVSDAQDKYICLLKHYLESKYSFYRARQLFPRILAKLDELQELTENHGRVLLHVNPSEIEPLMLEIFDLK, from the exons ATGTTAGAATTTTGGCTGCCTTCGAAG TCAACCTTGGCTAATGAAGCATCCAAACAAGGCACGAAACGAAAACATCGGGCAAAAGATGACAAGATCTGCGGAGTTTGTGGGGATAAGGCTCTTGGGTACAACTTTGATGCCATCTCATGTGAATCTTGCAAGGCATTTTTCAGGAGGAATGCTCTCAAAAACAAG atttcgAAGTGTATGTTCAGCGGAACATGTAAACTTGACATCAACACAAGGCGATTCTGCTCGTTCTGCCGATTGAGCAAATGTTTAGAAATTGGAATGAAAAAAGACATGATTCTTG GCGATACACAAAAGAAGGCTCGATTAGAAAAGATGTCAAAGAACAAACAGCGTCGTGGAGTGTCGACTGGTGAGAAAATTACGCCGGTGATGTCACCACAAAGCGACGATTCGAGCAACTACACAACAGTAAAGGTGGAGCCGTCTGATTCATTACCGGAAGATCATGAATATTTCTGCTGGTCGCCCTCCGAACCAACCACCGGATTACAACCGATGCGAAAAATGTCCGCGGAGGAAATTCTCGTGATAACGGAATTATCGACGGCTTATCAAAATTCATTTTACAAGATGGAGGAAAATCCTACAGAAAATTCAAAACTGAATGACTTGGTGAACTATTCTGGTTTGATTGTGAGGAAGCTGATTAAATTTGCTaaaaaaattgatgattttgtCCGTTTGAGTCAGGACAGTCAGATTTGGCTTCTGAAGGGCGTGGTACTGAGTACTCTCTTCATACGGTCAGCGGAGCATTATAATCAGGAAAAGGATGCGTGGATTACCCCGACGTGTGAAATACCAACAATTGTTTTAAAACGAGCAACGGGCTATGAGAAATTTCATGAAGAACATATAAAGTATTGCAAGTCTATTAAACCCCTCACACAGGATGATCCAAatatcttgatgatgatgatgataatctcGTTATTTTATCCAGATCGCCCAAATGTGACAGAGCGTGAAACTGTCTCGGATGCACAGGACAAATACATTTGCCTTCTAAAGCATTATTTAGAATCTAAGTATTCATTTTATCGAGCTCGGCAACTTTTCCCTCGAATTCTCGCTAAATTGGACGAATTACAAGAATTAACGGAAAATCATGGACGTGTTTTGTTACACGTGAATCCCAGTGAAATTGAGCCTCTAATGTTGGAAATTTTCGACTTGAAATGA
- the LOC135489608 gene encoding nuclear hormone receptor HR96-like isoform X2 has product MASPSEDDGSETNEVDNDTSEYSPFSEAASSQDSEQLQSLSTLANEASKQGTKRKHRAKDDKICGVCGDKALGYNFDAISCESCKAFFRRNALKNKISKCMFSGTCKLDINTRRFCSFCRLSKCLEIGMKKDMILGDTQKKARLEKMSKNKQRRGVSTGEKITPVMSPQSDDSSNYTTVKVEPSDSLPEDHEYFCWSPSEPTTGLQPMRKMSAEEILVITELSTAYQNSFYKMEENPTENSKLNDLVNYSGLIVRKLIKFAKKIDDFVRLSQDSQIWLLKGVVLSTLFIRSAEHYNQEKDAWITPTCEIPTIVLKRATGYEKFHEEHIKYCKSIKPLTQDDPNILMMMMIISLFYPDRPNVTERETVSDAQDKYICLLKHYLESKYSFYRARQLFPRILAKLDELQELTENHGRVLLHVNPSEIEPLMLEIFDLK; this is encoded by the exons ATGGCGTCTCCATCTGAGGACGATGGCAGCGAAACGAATGAGGTTGACAATGACACATCGGAATATTCACCTTTCTCAGAAGCGGCGTCTTCACAGGATAGCGAACAACTGCAATCTCTC TCAACCTTGGCTAATGAAGCATCCAAACAAGGCACGAAACGAAAACATCGGGCAAAAGATGACAAGATCTGCGGAGTTTGTGGGGATAAGGCTCTTGGGTACAACTTTGATGCCATCTCATGTGAATCTTGCAAGGCATTTTTCAGGAGGAATGCTCTCAAAAACAAG atttcgAAGTGTATGTTCAGCGGAACATGTAAACTTGACATCAACACAAGGCGATTCTGCTCGTTCTGCCGATTGAGCAAATGTTTAGAAATTGGAATGAAAAAAGACATGATTCTTG GCGATACACAAAAGAAGGCTCGATTAGAAAAGATGTCAAAGAACAAACAGCGTCGTGGAGTGTCGACTGGTGAGAAAATTACGCCGGTGATGTCACCACAAAGCGACGATTCGAGCAACTACACAACAGTAAAGGTGGAGCCGTCTGATTCATTACCGGAAGATCATGAATATTTCTGCTGGTCGCCCTCCGAACCAACCACCGGATTACAACCGATGCGAAAAATGTCCGCGGAGGAAATTCTCGTGATAACGGAATTATCGACGGCTTATCAAAATTCATTTTACAAGATGGAGGAAAATCCTACAGAAAATTCAAAACTGAATGACTTGGTGAACTATTCTGGTTTGATTGTGAGGAAGCTGATTAAATTTGCTaaaaaaattgatgattttgtCCGTTTGAGTCAGGACAGTCAGATTTGGCTTCTGAAGGGCGTGGTACTGAGTACTCTCTTCATACGGTCAGCGGAGCATTATAATCAGGAAAAGGATGCGTGGATTACCCCGACGTGTGAAATACCAACAATTGTTTTAAAACGAGCAACGGGCTATGAGAAATTTCATGAAGAACATATAAAGTATTGCAAGTCTATTAAACCCCTCACACAGGATGATCCAAatatcttgatgatgatgatgataatctcGTTATTTTATCCAGATCGCCCAAATGTGACAGAGCGTGAAACTGTCTCGGATGCACAGGACAAATACATTTGCCTTCTAAAGCATTATTTAGAATCTAAGTATTCATTTTATCGAGCTCGGCAACTTTTCCCTCGAATTCTCGCTAAATTGGACGAATTACAAGAATTAACGGAAAATCATGGACGTGTTTTGTTACACGTGAATCCCAGTGAAATTGAGCCTCTAATGTTGGAAATTTTCGACTTGAAATGA